Proteins encoded within one genomic window of Anopheles gambiae chromosome 3, idAnoGambNW_F1_1, whole genome shotgun sequence:
- the LOC133394101 gene encoding ATPase WRNIP1-like, translating into MASSSEFDDPQPSTSTRKAVCPICDKWFPIADIEQHVDECLTMTHGNDGSPDEQQQQQPASNTPTSSQGPKRNFSIFERSPKPAKRGRNESAPSAPTVTSSAKVEQPIEITSLDTDDEEEPAASDSQNKKPKMMDPAPAARPAPSCPNATPESNVPLAERVRPSTIEEYVGQEQIIGQNTILRKLFEHDTIPSMILWGPPGCGKTTLANIIANRCKRNVGTLRFAKLSATMAGVAEVKEVVKVAKNESKFNRRTILFMDEIHRFNKQQQDIFLPHVESGTITLIGATTENPSFSLNSALLSRCRVIVLEKHTVDSMMRIMERALPEYKAVMVPASLNNNVPDLSKTSYVPRMLVHEETIRWLAETCDGDARIGLNSLQLALSSAAAPPPATNGRSFTDSLITVTLEDVREGLKKSHLLYDRKGDQHYDIISALHKSIRASDDNAALYWATRMVASGEDPRYICRRMVRMASEDIGLADANALQVATATLSAVQSVGLPEADCIIAQCAVYLARAPKSREVYEAYKRCRASIDGWKGPMPGVPLHLRNAPTKLMKDLRYGAGYNLLHKDESGLTYMPEGLEDENYFSE; encoded by the exons ATGGCGAGCTCGAGTGAATTTGATGATCCACAACCATCGACCAGCACACGCAAAGCGGTCTGTCCGATCTGCGACAAGTGGTTCCCGATCGCCGACATCGAGCAGCATGTAGACGAGTGTCTGACGATGACTCACGGAAACGATGGCAGTCCGgatgaacagcagcaacaacagccagCCTCCAATACACCAACATCCTCGCAAGGGCCAAAGCGAAACTTTAGCATCTTTGAGCGCAGCCCAAAACCGGCAAAGCGCGGTCGAAATGAAAGCGCCCCGTCGGCACCTACCGTAACGTCCAGCGCCAAAGTGGAGCAACCGATCGAAATCACCAGCCTCGACACGGACGATGAGGAGGAACCGGCAGCAAGCGAcagccaaaacaaaaagcccaAAATGATGGATCCAGCGCCAGCCGCTCGACCGGCACCGTCGTGCCCAAATGCGACCCCAGAATCGAACGTACCGCTGGCCGAACGGGTCCGTCCCTCGACCATCGAAGAGTACGTCGGGCAGGAGCAGATCATCGGGCAGAACACGATACTGCGCAAACTGTTCGAGCACGATACGATCCCGAGCATGATCCTGTGGGGCCCGCCCGGCTGTGGCAAAACGACACTCGCCAACATAATTGCCAACCGGTGCAAGCGGAACGTGGGCACGCTGCGGTTCGCCAAGCTGTCCGCCACGATGGCGGGCGTGGCGGAGGTGAAGGAGGTGGTAAAGGTGGCCAAGAACGAGTCGAAGTTTAATCGCCGCACGATCCTGTTCATGGACGAGATCCATCGGttcaacaagcagcagcaggacatCTTTCTGCCGCACGTGGAATCCGGCACGATCACGCTGATCGGTGCGACGACGGAGAATCCCTCGTTCAGCCTGAACTCGGCCCTGCTCAGCCGGTGCCGGGTGATCGTGCTGGAGAAACATACGGTGGACAGCATGATGCGCATCATGGAGCGGGCGCTGCCCGAGTACAAAGCGGTCATGGTGCCGGCAAGCCTGAACAACAACGTGCCGGACCTGAGCAAGACGTCGTACGTACCAAG GATGCTTGTACACGAGGAAACTATCCGATGGCTGGCGGAAACCTGCGACGGTGACGCACGGATCGGGCTGAACAGTCTACAGCTTGCCTTATCGAGTGCTGCCGCGCCGCCGCCCGCCACCAACGGCCGCTCGTTCACCGATTCGCTCATCACCGTCACGCTGGAGGATGTGCGCGAGGGTCTGAAGAAATCGCACCTGCTGTACGATCGGAAGGGCGACCAGCACTACGACATCATATCCGCGCTGCACAAATCCATCCGCGCCTCGGACGACAACGCCGCCCTGTACTGGGCGACGCGCATGGTTGCGTCCGGCGAGGATCCGCGCTACATCTGCCGGCGCATGGTGCGGATGGCGAGCGAAGATATCGGGCTGGCGGACGCGAACGCACTGCAGGTAGCGACCGCAACGCTGAGCGCCGTCCAGTCCGTCGGGCTGCCGGAAGCGGACTGCATCATCGCGCAGTGTGCGGTGTATCTGGCCCGCGCCCCGAAAAGCCGCGAGGTGTACGAAGCGTACAAGCGGTGCCGGGCATCGATCGACGGGTGGAAGGGCCCGATGCCGGGCGTGCCGCTACATTTGCGCAACGCGCCGACCAAGCTGATGAAAGACCTCCGGTACGGGGCCGGGTACAATCTGCTGCACAAGGACGAGTCGGGCCTAACGTACATGCCGGAGGGGCTGGAAGATGAGAACTATTTTTCGGAATAG
- the LOC5667978 gene encoding uncharacterized protein LOC5667978, producing MDAFPITSEDPDVRQQFAENIFQILRPLSALEMPRGNRPTDGDSSECSALSDPFSDLDESYILLDQRKKKPGVDETDELLLMNQFTPEFRCAYDELMATGENRHRKQAKETAPEPAGTSSGSGCAACPVDLQAATDFSPKFRSFIDEMLRKCDLQHHQEEKKRREQQQALQQRKKGRVRAIVSEESFCGLETDSMSGMWRMLDAMSENERELFPTSGPHYDLYYDRRFDWMTRDEIPWEQIETSKKKCEQWLKIPGQMEQTDGAKAKQNQ from the exons ATGGACGCGTTTCCGATCACGAGCGAAGATCCGGATGTGCGCCAACAGTTTGCGGAAAACATCTTCCAAATATTGCGCCCACTGTCTGCGCTCGAGATGCCACGTGGCAACCGGCCAACCGATGGCGATTCGTCCGAGTGTAGTGCCCTGTCCGATCCGTTCTCCGATCTGGATGAATCGTACATACTGTTGGATCAGCGCAAGAAG AAACCCGGCGTGGATGAGACGGATGAGCTGCTGCTAATGAATCAATTTACACCCGAGTTCCGGTGCGCTTACGATGAGCTGATGGCGACGGGCGAGAACCGGCACCGGAAGCAGGCGAAGGAAACGGCACCCGAACCGGCGGGCACGTCGAGCGGTTCCGGTTGTGCCGCCTGTCCGGTGGATCTGCAAGCGGCCACCGATTTCAGCCCCAAGTTCCGGTCGTTTATCGACGAGATGCTGCGCAAGTGTGACCTGCAGCACCATCAGGAGGAGAAGAAACGGCGcgaacagcagcaggcgcTGCAGCAGCGTAAGAAGGGGCGCGTGCGGGCGATCGTGTCGGAGGAATCGTTCTGCGGGCTGGAGACGGACTCGATGTCGGGGATGTGGCGTATGCTGGACGCAATGTCGGAGAATGAGCGCGAGCTCTTCCCGACGTCCGGCCCCCACTACGATCTGTACTACGATCGGCGGTTCGATTGGATGACGCGGGACGAGATACCGTGGGAGCAGATTGAAACGTCCAAGAAGAAGTGCGAACAGTGGCTAAAGATACCGGGTCAGATGGAGCAGACCGATGGTGCGAAAGCGAAACAGAACCAATAG